The segment CAGCGTTCACGGGCTCACGGAGGGCCTGTCGACCCGCGAGCGTCAATAGGTCTACTCCACAGGCGCGCCGAGAGAGTTCATTGATGTGTCCACCAATGCGGCCGTTAACCTCGATGATGCGGGGGCCGGCCTCGGTCAGCTTGATCTCGGTGTGGGTCATACCGATGGTGACCCCGAGCGCAGTGAGTGCGCGCGTGGTGAGGTCCAGGACAGCTTCCCGCTCGTCCTCGGTGACTTTTGCGGGCCAGAACTGTCCTGGCTCCCGGAAGGGCTCCACGAGGGGGAACTTGCCGGTGAGGGCCACATGGGTGATGCCATCGGGACGGCACAGACTCTCCACCGATACGTAGTCGCCGAACAGTGATCCCCGGCTCCCGATAAGCAGTTCCTCGACGATCAGCGACGGCCCCTCGGCCGGCGCCGCGTCCACCGCGGCGAACATGCGGGGAAGCAGTTCTCTAGCCGTTTCATAGTCATGTACGGCGTAGGTGTTGCGACTGCCCTCGCCTCGGACCGGCTTGATGATCGCAGGCAGGCCGACCGCAGCCACCGCCTCCGGCCAGTCCTCCAGAGTGCGCAGTGGGCGGCTGCGCAACTCTTCGACTCCAGCGTCCCGCAGCCTCTGTCGCTGCCGCGCCTTGTCCGTGAGCAGCCGGGCAGTGTCAATGTCGTGGAAGGGCAGCCCGACGGCGGAAGCGAGTTCCGCCGTTGTCCGCAGCATGGGCTCGCTGCATGTCATGATCGCCGCCGGAGACAGCCGGCGCAGCGCCTGCGCGTCGGTGGCGAGATCGCCGCTGATCGGGAGTACGCGGCCGAGCTGGTGGAGGACCGCTCGCATTCGCTCGACATGGTCCGTCGGTGCGACCACGAACACCACATCGGCCAAGTCCCGCAGTCCCACGGCGATGTCCCCAGCTGATACTGCACCCTTGTCGTAGACGACGGCGATGGTCGGCCGACTGCTCGTCACGCCTCCACCGCCTCGATGCCGGCCGCGGCAGTGGGATCCTGCGCAGCGGCGGCGAGTGCTTTCCGGTAGATATCCACGTAGTCCCGGACGCTCTCGGGAGCCACCAGCCCAGGGTCGAAGTCAACGAGAACGCGACTGCCGGACTCCGTGCCCTCGACCTCGAAGTCGACGCGGAAGGGGAAGCTGGGCTTGCCGAACACCCACCAATCGCAGACGCGCAGCGCGTGCAGACTGTCGAGATCCTGATAGACATGGAAGTTGGTGAAATTGAAGGTGACGTCGAAAGCCGCGCGGCCGAGTTGGTTCTCGATCTCAGCGAGGGGATAAGTGCGATACGGGGCGGCGTGCCGTTCAGCTGCCAGTGCCTCTCGAGCTAGATCAGCCCAAGAACCGGCGAGCTGGCCGAAGCGCATGGGAATCGTGTTCAAGTGCAGGCCAACAACAAGGTCGGAACCAGGTGTCTCCGGACGGATGTTGATAACGACACCGGTGACAATGTCGCGGCCACGTCCGGACCATTTGCCGAGAGCCCAGGCATGGACACCAAGCACGAATGCCTTCAGCGACACTTCGGCGCCCCTGGCTGCGTCGCGCAACCGGTCGAGTAGCTCCGGCTCGACGCTAAACCCAGCCTGGCCAACCGCGTTGGCGGTCGCGCCGAACCGCTCCTGGCCGATCAGGAGAGTCGGCACATCCGCCTGAGCGCGCCAGAAAACAGCCGCCTCGTGTGAGGCGAGCGCCTCCTTCTCCGCAATGGCAAAGTCCCGGTGAGCGGTGAAGGGGAGCTGCGGCAGGTCCACAACGACGCCCCTCAGCCGTGCATCGTAGATTGTGAGTAGGTCCACGATCAGCTGTCCGAAGCCCCACCCATCCACGATGGCGTGGTGCGTCGCAAGCGTGACCTGGAAGGATTCCGGTTCAGCCACGACATGGCACCGGAACATTGGTGCACGGGTCCAGTCGATTCGCCGATTCAACCGCTCCTCGCGCCATTTCCTGACGAGTTCCGTGGCTTTGTCCGGGTCCGCTTCCGGCAGCGACTCAACACTGAGCGGCGGTTCCACCTCTGCCCGGACCAGCTGCGTGGCTGCTGAGAAGCGGCCGAGGTCGATGTAAGTACGCAGCGCTGGATGGCGCGCGCACAGCTCGGACAGCGCCTGCCGGAACAGCGCCTTGTCGAAGCGGCCGACGGTCTTCCAACCGATCAGCGATTGGTACAGCTGCGCATCGCCACTGGTCTCACACAAGTAGATCATGCCGACTTGGAGAGCCGTGGCGGGCAGCGCGTCGGCCACCCCCTCGGGGATCAGTGCCCGGTCGCCAGGCGGGAGGAGGTCGAACGCCACACCTGCGGGGACGGGATGCCCGTCAGAGGCTGAGGAGCCAGCGGACTGCAGGAACTCGGCAAGCCCGTGTGCCGTCGGGTAGTAGAGCAGGTCTCGTAACGAGATCGGGATGCCCTGGCCTTGTGCGTCACTGACCACACGAAGTGCGATGAGCGAGTCCCCGCCCATCGCATAGAAGTCGTCGTCCGGACCGACTTCCTGGTCGGCCAGATGGGTACGCAGGATGTCGAGCAGGATGTCGGTCACAGCGGGTGGCAAGGAGTTCCCCGTCCTGAGCAATCGGTTTATGAAGTCGGTCTTCCGTACTGAGAAAAACGTTTGTGGGTGTCGGTAAAGTTTCAGCGCGTCAGGGTATCAATTTGCGAGATGGTCGGCGCCATCCGAAGTCACCGACAGGGATCCTAATCGGGCACGCTTTCACAGAGGGGCTGACAGATAAGTTCCTTACGAGGACGGCGTCTTGGGTATTGCACCGGAAACCGTCCATTTCGTGATCGGCTTCCTGGGCTACCGGCCGGGCCAGTCCCTCGGTTTGGTCGCGTCAGTCCGGATCAGGGTGCGGACGGGAAGGTGGGTGAGCCCAGCCACGAAATTCGACTTCAAATGCCGCGGCGGTCCGGCAGGTTCGATCTCCTTGATCAATTGGATGAATTCCTCGAAGAAGATTCGCAGGGTGAGGCGGGCGACGGACGCTCCAAGGCAATAGTGTGGTCCGAATCCGAAAGCGATATGGCGATTGTCGGCCCGATTAGCATCGAAGCAGTAAGGGTCAGCAAAAACGCTTTCGTCGCGATTGGCGGACCCCACCCACACTGCGACTGCGTCGCCAGGCTCCACCTGGCCACCGCCTAATTCAATCGTGTCCACGGCGTGCCGTAGAAAACTGCTAGCTGCCGAGGTCCAGCGCAGGCCCTCCTCCACCAGAGTCGGGACGATTGCGGGGTCCTTGTACGCAACTCGGAACTGGTCGCCGTTCTCCATCAGTGCGAGCACCGTGCCAGCTATGGTGTGCGGTGTGGTGGCGTTCGCGCCTAACAGCACGCTGTAACAGTTGACGACAACCTCGTCGCGGGTAAGGGTACTGTCACCCACCGGCATTCTCATCAAATGGCGGATGACATCATCACCTTCGGTGCCGACCCGCACCCGTACTTCCCGCGAGAAGTACTCGAAGAGTTCGTGATGAGCAATAGCGAGCGTTGCCCCACTGCTCGCCACGAGATACTCGGAGTCCTCGGGCGCCGTAGCCATCGCGGTCCACCGGACGAGGTCGGACCAGTCTTGTTCGGGTATGCCCATGAGCGCACCGGCAACTGCCATGGGCAGCATAGCGACCTGCTGCGCGACGTCCCAGACTTCGGTCTCGCGCGCGGGGCGAAGTGCACTGCGTACGGCCTGCCGGATCCGCTTCTCGGACATGCTGATCGCGTGCCCACTAAACAGCCGTCTCAGAGGCATGCGCAGTTCGGTGTGGCGCGGCGGATCTGTGGCGACCAGCATCTTGCCAGCCGCTGCGTCGCCGTGCCCGAGTTGGCTCAGCAGGCTTCCCTGCTCGGAGGTGAACTCGCGGTGGTTACCCAGTACCCGGCAGGCGTCCTGGTACCGGGTGACCGACCAGAAGGCGCGGCCATCCGGCAGCACCTGACGGTGCAGCGGAGCGCGGGCGCGCATCGCCGCCCACACGAGGTGCGGATCGCCCGAAACATAGAGCTCTGAGTCGAACAGATCGACCCGGTCCAGATCCACTCGTGCCACATCCGCGATACTGAGGTCCGACATGCCGGTGATTCTCATAGCGCCGCCGTCGCCTTCTCGATCGTCCGGGCAAGGCCCGCCGGGCTCGGATCGAGGTAGAAGGCGAGCGGCGAGATCTCCACGCCGTACTCCTTGTGCAGCTGGGCGATTAGCGAGACGGCCAGAAGCGAGTGCCCCCCAAGTTCGAAGAAGTCGTCGTCGGCGCCAATACCAAGGATCCCGAGGTGGTCCGTCCACAGTTGGGCGACCGCCTGCTCCAGTGGAGTTTCGGGCGGGCGGTGTAGTGCGTTGATCTCTGGTCTGTCCGGGGTACCGCGTGCCGCAAGCTCGGTGCGGTCCACTTTGCCATTCGGCGTGAGCGGCAGCGCTTCGACAAGTTGCACGAGAGCGGGTACCGCGTACGAGGGCAAGCTTTCGCCCAGCCGCTTGCGGATCTCCAACGCAGACAGGTCGGCGCCGGGTACCACGACCACGTATGCGATCAGCTGACGCTCGCCGGACGGCTGCCGCTGTGTGACAACCGCGGCCTCGGCTACGGCATGCAGGCCAGCCAGCGCCGATTCGACCTCGCCGACCTCGATCCGAAAGCCGCGGATCTTCACCTGTTCGTCGCCACGTCCGAGGAATTCCAAGGTGCCGTCCGGCAACTGGCGCGCCATGTCGCCAGTGCGATACATACGCCCACCAGGGACTGGAGAGCGTGGATCAGCCAGAAATCGCTCAGCGGTCAGGCCCGGGCGGCTCAGATACCCGTGAGCGAGTCCCAGCCCAGTGGCGTACAGCTCGCCAGCCTCCCCGTCCGGAACCACCTGCAGACGATGGTCGAGGATGTGGACGGCGGTGCCCCGGATCGGTCGGCCGATCGGTACCGTGGTCTCGCGCACCAAGCCGAGAAGGGTGTGGCAGCAGGTAAAGGTGGTG is part of the Streptomyces sp. NBC_01262 genome and harbors:
- a CDS encoding non-ribosomal peptide synthetase is translated as MKTIDGIFARRAREFPDKTAVNGHDGELEYAELEIRANQTAHHLQQLGVRPGDVVAVHAERSVAVAVMLLAVLKAGAAYLALDRRYPAENRRIILDDASVRVVLTQEHLETDLSDLDRTVVRIDRDWPQIAKQPSSAPSRMATPEDIAYVAYTSGSTGRPKGVCVPHRAVLRLVVDTDFMDISPDDVFLQFAPIAFDASTLEVWGPLLGGGRLAIGPPGDPTLGELITYVRQQRVSILWLTAGVFHRVVDAGLDDLRSLRYLVAGGDVLSVSHVNRALEALPGTAVINGYGPTENTTFTCCHTLLGLVRETTVPIGRPIRGTAVHILDHRLQVVPDGEAGELYATGLGLAHGYLSRPGLTAERFLADPRSPVPGGRMYRTGDMARQLPDGTLEFLGRGDEQVKIRGFRIEVGEVESALAGLHAVAEAAVVTQRQPSGERQLIAYVVVVPGADLSALEIRKRLGESLPSYAVPALVQLVEALPLTPNGKVDRTELAARGTPDRPEINALHRPPETPLEQAVAQLWTDHLGILGIGADDDFFELGGHSLLAVSLIAQLHKEYGVEISPLAFYLDPSPAGLARTIEKATAAL
- a CDS encoding cytochrome P450; this encodes MRITGMSDLSIADVARVDLDRVDLFDSELYVSGDPHLVWAAMRARAPLHRQVLPDGRAFWSVTRYQDACRVLGNHREFTSEQGSLLSQLGHGDAAAGKMLVATDPPRHTELRMPLRRLFSGHAISMSEKRIRQAVRSALRPARETEVWDVAQQVAMLPMAVAGALMGIPEQDWSDLVRWTAMATAPEDSEYLVASSGATLAIAHHELFEYFSREVRVRVGTEGDDVIRHLMRMPVGDSTLTRDEVVVNCYSVLLGANATTPHTIAGTVLALMENGDQFRVAYKDPAIVPTLVEEGLRWTSAASSFLRHAVDTIELGGGQVEPGDAVAVWVGSANRDESVFADPYCFDANRADNRHIAFGFGPHYCLGASVARLTLRIFFEEFIQLIKEIEPAGPPRHLKSNFVAGLTHLPVRTLIRTDATKPRDWPGR
- a CDS encoding ATP-grasp domain-containing protein is translated as MTSSRPTIAVVYDKGAVSAGDIAVGLRDLADVVFVVAPTDHVERMRAVLHQLGRVLPISGDLATDAQALRRLSPAAIMTCSEPMLRTTAELASAVGLPFHDIDTARLLTDKARQRQRLRDAGVEELRSRPLRTLEDWPEAVAAVGLPAIIKPVRGEGSRNTYAVHDYETARELLPRMFAAVDAAPAEGPSLIVEELLIGSRGSLFGDYVSVESLCRPDGITHVALTGKFPLVEPFREPGQFWPAKVTEDEREAVLDLTTRALTALGVTIGMTHTEIKLTEAGPRIIEVNGRIGGHINELSRRACGVDLLTLAGRQALREPVNAAELRPAKVHFQHHGLAPVSRCQLIAVHGDREVRKLPGISGYRTFVRTGDELPGGVMTQEMDILWGVCDDHAEMTGVIAKALSVLSYDFQYTDGIRRMSAASLLG
- a CDS encoding condensation domain-containing protein, which codes for MTDILLDILRTHLADQEVGPDDDFYAMGGDSLIALRVVSDAQGQGIPISLRDLLYYPTAHGLAEFLQSAGSSASDGHPVPAGVAFDLLPPGDRALIPEGVADALPATALQVGMIYLCETSGDAQLYQSLIGWKTVGRFDKALFRQALSELCARHPALRTYIDLGRFSAATQLVRAEVEPPLSVESLPEADPDKATELVRKWREERLNRRIDWTRAPMFRCHVVAEPESFQVTLATHHAIVDGWGFGQLIVDLLTIYDARLRGVVVDLPQLPFTAHRDFAIAEKEALASHEAAVFWRAQADVPTLLIGQERFGATANAVGQAGFSVEPELLDRLRDAARGAEVSLKAFVLGVHAWALGKWSGRGRDIVTGVVINIRPETPGSDLVVGLHLNTIPMRFGQLAGSWADLAREALAAERHAAPYRTYPLAEIENQLGRAAFDVTFNFTNFHVYQDLDSLHALRVCDWWVFGKPSFPFRVDFEVEGTESGSRVLVDFDPGLVAPESVRDYVDIYRKALAAAAQDPTAAAGIEAVEA